A single region of the Hyphomicrobiales bacterium genome encodes:
- the hisP gene encoding lysine/arginine/ornithine ABC transporter/histidine ABC transporter, ATP binding subunit, with product MSAVQIENVHKSFGKLEVLKGVSLAVEAGQVVAIIGRSGSGKSTLLRCINGLETIQSGRIEVVGHTVSYTDEKLRALRKDVGIVFQSYNLFPHLTVGQNIMLAPRITKGVAKDAAKSQAEKVLAQVGLSEKFDVYPDNLSGGQQQRVAIARSLAMQPKVMLFDEVTSALDPELTGEVLLVMEELARGGMTMLLVTHEMNFARSVADVTVFMHQGKVWEMGPSEELFASPKTPELAAFVKSSLK from the coding sequence ATGTCGGCCGTACAAATTGAAAACGTCCATAAGAGCTTCGGGAAACTCGAGGTCCTGAAGGGAGTTTCGCTGGCGGTCGAGGCTGGGCAAGTGGTGGCCATCATCGGTCGCAGCGGTTCTGGCAAGTCGACGCTGCTGCGGTGTATCAACGGCCTGGAGACGATCCAGTCCGGGCGCATCGAGGTGGTTGGCCACACCGTGAGCTACACCGATGAGAAGCTGCGCGCGCTGCGCAAGGACGTCGGTATCGTCTTCCAAAGCTACAATCTCTTCCCCCATCTCACGGTGGGCCAGAACATCATGCTCGCGCCGCGCATCACGAAAGGCGTGGCGAAGGACGCGGCGAAGTCGCAGGCCGAGAAAGTCCTTGCCCAGGTCGGCTTGTCGGAAAAATTCGACGTCTATCCGGACAATCTGTCCGGTGGCCAGCAGCAGCGCGTCGCGATCGCCCGTTCGCTTGCCATGCAGCCAAAGGTCATGCTGTTCGACGAGGTCACCTCGGCGCTTGATCCCGAACTCACGGGAGAAGTGCTGCTCGTCATGGAAGAACTGGCGCGAGGCGGCATGACCATGCTGCTCGTGACGCATGAGATGAATTTCGCGCGAAGCGTAGCCGACGTCACGGTTTTCATGCATCAGGGCAAGGTCTGGGAGATGGGCCCCTCGGAAGAGCTGTTCGCATCCCCCAAGACCCCGGAGCTCGCCGCTTTCGTCAAGAGCAGCCTCAAGTGA
- the hmuU gene encoding Hemin transport system permease protein HmuU, with translation MDFRPMSTSPARAFVDDRGETLAAALQRRRQRTAFVFALLVLLVAATSVVSLGLGAVSIPPSRTFAALWTGLTGLPADANAARDSLVILNIRLPRTLLGLMVGASLAVCGALMQGLFRNPLADPGLVGVSSGAALAAAIVIVLGERFLPYLPFATLPFVALPIAAFLGGLLFTYVLYVLSSGSGRTSVATLLLAGVALGAMAGAVTGLLTFLSNDQQLRDLTFWSLGSLGGATWTKVTTILPAFIPLAIALPFLGRSLNALSLGEAEAFHLGLPVERIKRIVIVVVALAVGAAVASAGVIGFIGIVVPHLLRLAIGANHKVLLPASALLGAALLLASDILARLIVSPAELPIGILTAAIGAPFFLWLLLARRKMVT, from the coding sequence ATGGATTTCCGGCCAATGAGTACATCGCCCGCGCGCGCTTTCGTCGACGATAGGGGCGAGACGCTCGCCGCCGCCCTCCAGCGGCGGCGCCAACGCACCGCGTTCGTCTTTGCCTTGCTTGTGCTGCTCGTTGCGGCAACAAGCGTCGTGTCGCTCGGCCTCGGCGCCGTCTCCATTCCGCCCAGCCGGACCTTCGCTGCGCTCTGGACGGGCCTGACGGGTTTACCTGCCGACGCGAATGCCGCGCGTGACAGCCTGGTTATCCTCAACATTCGCCTTCCACGGACCTTGCTCGGCCTGATGGTCGGCGCCTCGCTCGCCGTATGCGGGGCGTTGATGCAGGGATTGTTCCGCAACCCGCTGGCCGATCCCGGCCTCGTCGGGGTCTCGAGCGGCGCGGCGCTCGCCGCGGCTATCGTCATCGTTCTCGGCGAGCGGTTCCTGCCCTATCTGCCCTTCGCAACGCTGCCTTTCGTGGCGTTGCCGATCGCCGCCTTCCTTGGCGGCCTCCTGTTCACCTACGTGCTTTATGTCCTCTCCTCCGGCTCAGGGCGCACCTCCGTCGCCACACTCCTGCTCGCCGGCGTTGCCCTCGGCGCCATGGCGGGGGCGGTGACGGGGCTCCTGACCTTCCTGAGCAATGACCAACAGCTGCGCGACCTGACCTTCTGGTCCCTCGGCAGCCTGGGAGGCGCCACATGGACGAAGGTCACGACGATCCTGCCCGCCTTCATCCCGTTGGCGATCGCGTTGCCCTTCCTGGGGCGCAGCCTCAACGCGCTCTCGCTGGGGGAGGCCGAGGCCTTTCACCTCGGACTGCCGGTGGAGCGTATCAAACGCATCGTGATCGTCGTGGTGGCGCTGGCGGTCGGCGCAGCCGTCGCTTCGGCCGGGGTCATTGGCTTCATCGGCATCGTGGTGCCACACCTGCTGAGGCTCGCCATCGGCGCGAACCACAAGGTGCTCCTGCCCGCAAGCGCCCTCCTGGGAGCCGCATTGCTTCTCGCCTCGGATATTCTCGCGCGCCTGATCGTATCCCCCGCCGAACTCCCCATAGGCATCCTGACTGCCGCGATCGGCGCGCCGTTCTTTCTGTGGCTCCTGCTCGCCCGCCGGAAGATGGTCACATGA
- a CDS encoding Periplasmic hemin-binding protein → MTDIIARPLSRRSILQVAGLSAAIMAVATTSLIAQDALPKRIVAVGGAVTEILYALGAEDRIVGIDTTSLYPPTALKDKPNVGYMRQLSAEGVLSLSPDIVLVSAGSGPPPALKLLEEAGVRLVTIPDAPTAAGVIEKIHAIGRAIGAEAKAATLAADVEKRFAAVAKARETVSKPVKALFVLAMQSGRPLVAGTSTAADGMMALAGATNIGAGFSGYKAMTDEAIITAAPDIVVMMAREGLHADPDTAFANAALSATPAGAARRLVTADGHWLLGFGPRTPEAVAYLMQAFYPDLPQVKALSASEHLPADAGK, encoded by the coding sequence ATGACAGATATCATCGCTCGGCCTTTATCCCGGCGTTCCATACTGCAAGTCGCTGGATTGTCGGCGGCGATCATGGCTGTTGCAACGACGAGCCTCATCGCCCAGGACGCGTTGCCAAAGCGCATCGTCGCCGTTGGCGGCGCTGTAACGGAAATCCTCTATGCGCTCGGCGCCGAGGATCGGATCGTCGGTATCGACACGACGAGCCTCTATCCGCCGACAGCCCTGAAGGACAAGCCGAATGTCGGCTATATGCGCCAGTTGTCTGCGGAAGGCGTGCTGTCGTTATCGCCCGATATCGTACTCGTCTCGGCAGGCTCCGGGCCACCTCCGGCCCTCAAGCTGCTCGAGGAGGCCGGCGTTCGCCTGGTGACAATTCCCGACGCGCCGACGGCTGCCGGGGTCATCGAGAAAATCCATGCCATCGGCCGCGCAATCGGCGCGGAAGCGAAGGCAGCCACGTTGGCGGCCGATGTCGAGAAGCGCTTCGCCGCCGTCGCAAAGGCCAGGGAAACGGTGTCCAAGCCCGTCAAGGCCCTCTTTGTCCTCGCCATGCAGAGCGGCCGGCCGCTCGTTGCGGGCACCAGCACTGCTGCCGATGGCATGATGGCCCTCGCTGGAGCGACGAACATCGGTGCGGGCTTCAGCGGCTACAAGGCGATGACCGACGAGGCCATCATCACCGCCGCACCGGACATCGTCGTCATGATGGCGCGCGAGGGGCTACACGCCGATCCCGACACTGCGTTCGCCAACGCGGCGCTCTCTGCCACCCCCGCAGGTGCCGCGCGACGCCTCGTCACGGCCGACGGTCATTGGCTCCTCGGCTTTGGGCCCCGCACGCCCGAAGCGGTTGCCTATCTAATGCAGGCCTTCTATCCGGACCTGCCCCAAGTCAAAGCGCTCTCCGCAAGCGAGCATCTGCCTGCCGACGCCGGCAAATAG
- a CDS encoding conserved hypothetical protein (Evidence 4 : Unknown function but conserved in other organisms): MSEATRSAFRVAAIVYTRRGEADDILAALAMRLREEEIPLAGLVQHNRPGYGARVPARMVAEDLASGRLIGISQPLGAAAAGCRLDSQGLAEAAALAARSLPSAAFAILSKFGKAEVDGGGLRAEFVAALTHGIPLITSVPASRLADWDAFLGSPWHRAGPVPTEVGARASFVEALVAWSLTQLEASSFSMSAGDPT, encoded by the coding sequence ATGAGCGAGGCGACGCGATCCGCCTTCCGGGTCGCAGCGATTGTCTACACCAGGCGTGGTGAAGCGGATGATATCCTGGCCGCGCTCGCCATGCGCCTTCGGGAGGAGGAGATCCCTCTTGCCGGGCTCGTCCAGCACAATCGCCCGGGCTATGGCGCGCGCGTCCCAGCGCGGATGGTCGCAGAGGATCTGGCGAGCGGCCGCCTGATCGGCATTTCGCAGCCCCTTGGCGCAGCCGCAGCCGGTTGCCGCCTGGACAGCCAGGGACTTGCAGAAGCGGCGGCGCTCGCCGCCCGGTCGCTTCCCTCCGCAGCCTTCGCCATTCTGTCCAAATTCGGCAAGGCTGAGGTCGATGGAGGCGGCCTGCGCGCGGAGTTCGTCGCCGCCCTGACACATGGCATACCCCTTATCACTTCGGTTCCAGCAAGCCGGCTCGCGGATTGGGATGCCTTTCTCGGCAGCCCGTGGCATAGGGCGGGCCCTGTCCCGACGGAGGTCGGCGCACGAGCAAGCTTTGTAGAGGCCCTCGTCGCCTGGAGCCTCACGCAACTGGAAGCCAGCTCTTTCTCCATGTCCGCCGGCGATCCCACGTGA
- a CDS encoding hypothetical protein (Evidence 5 : Unknown function), with the protein MSSVATFALRSPGGRRAGVVGDAYEAPEAPPFRRQFFSGAGPGPARATSVEKLRSLI; encoded by the coding sequence ATGAGCTCTGTCGCCACGTTTGCCCTCCGCTCCCCCGGCGGGCGACGGGCCGGAGTCGTAGGCGACGCCTACGAGGCGCCGGAAGCTCCCCCCTTCCGGCGCCAATTCTTTTCTGGAGCCGGCCCTGGCCCCGCCCGCGCAACCAGTGTAGAAAAACTACGCTCTCTTATTTGA
- a CDS encoding tRNA 2-thiouridine synthesizing protein A, giving the protein MAIELDLRGLKCPLPVLHTRKALQQAAVGAELVVSCTDPMAAIDIPHLLQQRGDRLVSQERKGDTLIFTIERRCL; this is encoded by the coding sequence ATGGCGATCGAACTCGACCTGCGCGGCCTGAAATGCCCCCTGCCCGTGCTGCACACACGCAAGGCCCTGCAGCAGGCAGCCGTCGGCGCAGAGCTCGTGGTGTCCTGCACCGACCCCATGGCCGCGATCGACATCCCGCATCTGCTGCAACAGCGCGGCGATCGCTTGGTATCGCAGGAGCGCAAGGGGGATACGCTGATCTTCACGATCGAGCGCCGCTGCCTCTGA
- a CDS encoding Heme-degrading monooxygenase HmoA, which yields MFIAMNRFKVAFGSEDAFENVWLSRETHLEDLPGFVEFHLLRGPRGEDHVLYSSHTIWRSKADFEAWTKSEAFRLAHKGAGSSGALYIGHPQFEGFEVIQTVKPSGATAA from the coding sequence ATGTTTATTGCGATGAACCGCTTCAAGGTTGCCTTTGGCTCTGAAGACGCTTTCGAGAACGTCTGGCTGTCGCGCGAAACCCACCTGGAAGATCTTCCGGGTTTCGTTGAGTTTCATCTACTTCGCGGCCCGCGTGGCGAGGACCATGTGCTCTATTCCTCGCACACGATTTGGCGCAGCAAGGCCGATTTCGAGGCCTGGACGAAGTCTGAGGCCTTCCGGCTCGCGCACAAGGGCGCAGGCTCGAGCGGCGCGCTCTATATCGGCCATCCGCAGTTCGAGGGCTTCGAGGTCATCCAGACCGTGAAGCCCAGCGGTGCGACCGCGGCCTGA
- a CDS encoding TonB-dependent hemin, ferrichrome receptor: MFRATRLQALAFVSLSAITAAQAQSPANQPVPAMTAPEDVITLDAITITATKTVETVVDTLAGASVVTRTDMDRFQASTISDALIGVPGVVAPMAVNDPGQSINIRGMQDFGRVNVLVDGARQNFQISGHGPSGTFYLDPELVGQIDVVRGPVSTIYGSGAIGGVASFRTRSIDDLLKPDEKFGMEQKVGVGTNGAGFLNSTSGAVRLGTNADLFGQFVYRNTNTYKDGNGDKVSDTGSELVAGLMKFNIRPADGHQISATALRQNYDYTNNGASGSGTRWRNEVETGTYTLGYTFSRPDVPWLDLSVKGYYTETKLQQTTIAPTSAYTALGVVPGDRASDRIRTHGFDINNTSRFTTGPLEHALTYGFDSSWDRVKTIDNAGGYVTALTPSGNRRLTGAFIQDELKYSDWLRVLGALRYDEYKLNGGGYESDGSRVSPKFTLGVTPVKGIELYGTYAEGYRAPSITETLIAGTHPFPAFNILPNPYLKPEVARNLEAGVNVKYNDVLKDGDTFRAKVNVFRNKIDDYIDMEETGSPYLVPFIPGMPSSVCNRAPQLCMPMYSYQYVNVARAKITGLEVEAAYDWKWGFMTVAGTVLNGKNEITGGPLNSVSPDRVSSTLGFRFFDDKLTVGTRLTLVDKTKKNVTNPEGGYGLVDLFASYQYNEDIRGDVVIQNLFDRQYTQYLNTEASPGLTAKFALTVRFASK, from the coding sequence ATGTTTCGTGCGACCAGGCTGCAGGCTTTGGCTTTTGTATCCCTTTCGGCCATAACGGCGGCTCAAGCCCAGTCGCCCGCGAATCAGCCGGTGCCGGCTATGACCGCGCCGGAAGATGTGATCACGCTCGATGCGATCACCATCACGGCCACGAAGACGGTTGAAACAGTGGTCGACACGTTGGCAGGTGCCAGCGTGGTGACACGCACCGACATGGATCGCTTCCAGGCTTCGACGATTTCGGATGCCCTCATCGGCGTTCCCGGCGTCGTTGCGCCGATGGCGGTGAACGATCCCGGCCAATCCATCAACATCCGCGGCATGCAGGACTTCGGCCGCGTGAACGTGCTGGTGGACGGCGCGCGCCAGAATTTCCAGATTTCCGGGCATGGCCCGAGCGGCACCTTCTATCTCGATCCCGAACTCGTCGGACAGATCGATGTGGTCCGCGGCCCAGTCTCCACGATCTATGGATCGGGCGCCATCGGCGGCGTCGCGTCCTTCCGGACACGCTCCATCGACGACCTGCTGAAGCCCGACGAGAAGTTCGGCATGGAGCAGAAGGTCGGCGTCGGCACGAACGGCGCAGGCTTCCTCAACAGTACCTCAGGTGCGGTGCGCCTCGGCACGAATGCCGACCTGTTCGGCCAGTTCGTCTACCGCAACACCAACACCTACAAGGACGGCAACGGCGATAAGGTATCGGATACCGGTAGCGAACTTGTTGCCGGCTTGATGAAGTTCAATATTCGTCCCGCCGACGGGCACCAGATCAGCGCCACGGCGCTGCGCCAGAACTACGATTATACCAACAACGGCGCCAGTGGTTCAGGCACGCGTTGGCGCAACGAGGTTGAAACCGGCACCTATACCCTCGGCTATACATTCAGCCGTCCGGATGTGCCGTGGCTCGATCTTAGCGTCAAGGGCTACTACACCGAGACCAAGCTGCAGCAGACCACGATCGCGCCCACCTCTGCCTATACCGCGCTCGGTGTTGTGCCGGGTGACCGGGCGTCCGACCGCATTCGCACTCATGGCTTCGACATCAACAACACCTCGCGCTTCACGACAGGCCCGCTCGAGCATGCGCTGACCTACGGCTTCGACAGCTCGTGGGACCGCGTGAAGACGATCGACAACGCCGGCGGCTATGTCACGGCTCTGACGCCCTCCGGCAACCGTCGTCTCACGGGTGCGTTCATTCAGGATGAGCTGAAGTACAGTGATTGGCTGCGTGTGCTCGGCGCGTTGCGCTATGATGAGTACAAGCTGAACGGTGGTGGGTACGAGTCCGATGGCAGCCGTGTTTCGCCGAAGTTCACGCTGGGCGTGACGCCGGTGAAGGGCATCGAGCTCTACGGTACTTATGCGGAAGGCTATCGCGCACCATCGATCACCGAAACGCTGATCGCCGGCACGCATCCGTTCCCGGCCTTCAACATTCTGCCCAATCCCTATCTGAAGCCGGAAGTGGCGCGTAACCTCGAAGCCGGCGTCAACGTGAAGTACAACGACGTCCTGAAGGACGGCGACACATTCCGCGCCAAGGTCAATGTCTTCCGTAACAAGATCGATGATTACATCGATATGGAAGAGACCGGCTCGCCCTATCTGGTGCCCTTCATCCCCGGCATGCCGTCGAGCGTCTGCAACCGCGCGCCGCAGCTCTGCATGCCGATGTACTCCTACCAGTATGTCAACGTTGCCCGGGCCAAGATCACGGGCCTCGAGGTCGAGGCCGCCTACGACTGGAAATGGGGCTTCATGACGGTGGCGGGCACGGTGCTCAATGGCAAGAACGAGATCACGGGCGGTCCGCTCAACAGCGTCTCGCCGGATCGCGTGTCCTCGACGCTCGGCTTCCGCTTCTTCGACGACAAATTGACGGTCGGCACTCGGCTGACATTGGTCGACAAGACCAAGAAGAACGTCACCAATCCCGAGGGCGGCTACGGCCTCGTCGATCTGTTCGCCTCGTATCAGTACAACGAGGATATCCGTGGTGACGTGGTGATCCAGAACCTGTTCGATCGCCAGTACACGCAATATCTGAACACCGAGGCAAGCCCCGGCTTGACTGCGAAGTTCGCGCTCACGGTGCGTTTCGCCAGCAAATAG
- the hmuV gene encoding Hemin import ATP-binding protein HmuV, whose amino-acid sequence MNPLVEAKGVGFTTRRTTILHDLSLALQPGRITVVLGPNGAGKSTLLRLLVGELPPTTGSIAYDGIAMGDLPHWKLAAMRAVLPQSGSLAFPFTAYEVVALGLDGAGRSMTGRAAEAKVAAALQQADVAHLAERQFPTLSGGEQQRVQFARVLCQLEAGRIHEPRQMLFLDEPVSSLDLEHQIAVLDTARRLATEGTGVFAILHDLNLAAAYADELIVLQSGRQVACGTPADVLTDRLLAETFGVDLAIRAVPAAPMPFILPQARRDTSR is encoded by the coding sequence ATGAACCCGCTCGTAGAAGCCAAGGGCGTCGGCTTCACGACGCGCCGGACCACGATCCTGCACGATCTCTCGCTTGCGCTGCAGCCGGGACGCATCACCGTCGTGCTTGGCCCGAACGGCGCGGGCAAGTCCACGCTGCTCCGTCTCCTCGTCGGAGAGCTTCCGCCGACCACCGGCAGCATCGCCTATGATGGCATCGCCATGGGCGATCTGCCGCACTGGAAGCTTGCCGCCATGCGCGCCGTTCTGCCGCAATCGGGTAGCCTTGCCTTCCCCTTCACCGCATACGAGGTCGTCGCGCTTGGCCTCGACGGAGCTGGTCGCTCCATGACCGGCCGGGCTGCGGAAGCCAAGGTGGCGGCGGCTCTTCAGCAGGCCGATGTGGCGCATCTGGCGGAGCGGCAGTTTCCCACCCTCTCCGGCGGCGAGCAGCAACGCGTCCAGTTCGCGCGGGTGCTGTGCCAGCTGGAAGCCGGGCGGATCCACGAGCCGCGCCAGATGCTGTTTCTTGATGAGCCTGTCTCCAGCCTTGATCTGGAGCACCAGATCGCCGTTCTGGATACCGCACGACGCCTCGCGACCGAGGGCACGGGCGTCTTCGCGATCCTACACGACCTCAATCTCGCCGCCGCCTACGCGGACGAACTGATCGTGCTGCAATCCGGACGCCAAGTCGCCTGCGGAACGCCCGCCGATGTCCTGACAGATCGTCTGCTTGCCGAGACCTTTGGCGTCGACCTCGCAATCCGCGCCGTCCCGGCCGCGCCCATGCCCTTCATCCTACCCCAGGCACGCCGTGACACATCCCGATGA
- the mobA gene encoding Molybdenum cofactor guanylyltransferase, which translates to MTGPGGIPPTAGLVLAGGLSRRMGADKARLILAGRPLLAHVLERLAPQCVAVAINTGDRGPQAASLGYDLVEDTVPGQIGPLAGVLAGLSWCASSHPDVAWMVSSAVDTPFLPRDLVIQLHRERARAGADLACAVSAGRRHHATTLWPVTLAKALHDALMNDGIRAVAAFTDRYRVAVAEWSCAPVDPFFNVNTPADRDEAERLAGLAG; encoded by the coding sequence GTGACAGGCCCTGGCGGAATTCCCCCAACGGCCGGCCTTGTGCTCGCCGGCGGGCTCAGCCGGCGCATGGGCGCCGACAAGGCGCGGCTCATCCTGGCCGGCAGGCCATTGCTCGCTCATGTCCTGGAACGTCTTGCCCCGCAGTGCGTCGCGGTGGCGATCAATACCGGCGACCGGGGCCCGCAAGCCGCCAGCCTCGGCTATGATCTCGTCGAGGACACCGTTCCCGGCCAGATCGGCCCCCTCGCGGGCGTTCTCGCTGGCTTGTCTTGGTGCGCGTCCAGCCATCCGGATGTGGCGTGGATGGTGAGCAGTGCGGTCGACACGCCCTTCCTGCCGCGCGATCTAGTGATACAGCTCCATCGGGAGCGCGCGCGTGCAGGCGCCGATCTCGCCTGTGCCGTCTCGGCGGGGCGAAGGCATCACGCGACGACACTCTGGCCGGTCACGCTCGCAAAGGCGCTGCACGACGCCCTGATGAATGACGGAATTCGCGCCGTGGCCGCGTTCACCGATCGTTACCGCGTCGCTGTGGCCGAATGGTCATGCGCGCCGGTGGATCCCTTCTTCAACGTGAACACGCCCGCTGATCGCGACGAGGCCGAGCGGCTCGCCGGGCTTGCCGGATAA
- a CDS encoding conserved hypothetical protein (Evidence 4 : Unknown function but conserved in other organisms) has product MATIISVTEKASGHRVLINADHILMVRPISHGGCNVYLDSASIHAPDILTVADDLDELLRRWNGDDRMRGEPVVEPVHTPH; this is encoded by the coding sequence ATGGCAACCATCATTTCCGTGACGGAGAAAGCCTCTGGTCACCGCGTCCTGATCAATGCAGATCACATTCTCATGGTTCGGCCGATCTCACATGGCGGCTGCAACGTCTATCTCGACAGCGCCAGCATCCACGCTCCTGACATTCTCACCGTTGCCGACGATTTGGACGAACTCCTGCGCCGCTGGAATGGTGATGACAGGATGCGGGGTGAACCGGTTGTCGAGCCAGTCCATACGCCCCACTAG
- a CDS encoding Amino acid ABC transporter membrane protein 2 (PAAT family), protein MIESFGWPEFMFLVRATGWTLVLTVIAFLFGSIVGGAFAIMRLAQSGLLRRIAGVYILVIQSVPVLMVLFLSYYGLSLAGFEVPSLIAASLSLGIYVSAYLAEIWRGSIEAVPFQQWEASSSLAMTRGQQYRYVILPQALRISVPPTVGFLVQLVKNTSIVSVVGFVDLARAGQLINNATFQPFEVFGSVAVIYFLICFPLSRLSKHLEKVLHVGRTN, encoded by the coding sequence ATGATCGAATCCTTTGGCTGGCCCGAATTCATGTTCCTCGTCCGGGCAACTGGCTGGACATTGGTCCTGACGGTCATCGCCTTCCTCTTCGGCAGTATTGTCGGCGGCGCTTTCGCGATCATGCGTCTGGCGCAGAGCGGTCTTCTGCGCCGGATCGCCGGGGTCTATATTCTGGTGATCCAGTCGGTCCCCGTGCTGATGGTGCTGTTCCTGTCCTACTACGGGCTGTCCCTCGCGGGCTTCGAGGTTCCATCGCTGATCGCCGCCTCGCTCTCGCTCGGCATCTACGTCAGTGCGTATCTCGCTGAGATCTGGCGTGGATCGATCGAGGCCGTCCCCTTTCAGCAATGGGAAGCTTCGTCGTCTCTCGCCATGACGCGCGGCCAGCAGTATCGCTACGTGATCCTGCCCCAGGCCCTGAGGATCTCGGTACCCCCAACCGTCGGCTTCCTCGTGCAGCTGGTCAAGAACACGTCAATCGTGTCGGTCGTCGGTTTCGTCGATCTGGCACGCGCTGGCCAGCTTATCAACAACGCGACATTCCAGCCGTTTGAGGTCTTTGGCTCGGTAGCGGTGATCTACTTCTTGATCTGCTTCCCGCTATCGCGTCTCAGCAAACATCTTGAAAAGGTGCTCCATGTCGGCCGTACAAATTGA
- a CDS encoding Hemin uptake protein HemP yields MISSHDNSPPTPPASAKRPAEHPIVNAQQLFGDKRELVIVHNGERYRLRITANDKLILTK; encoded by the coding sequence ATGATAAGCTCGCACGATAACTCTCCGCCCACACCGCCCGCCTCCGCAAAGCGTCCCGCGGAGCACCCGATCGTGAACGCCCAACAGCTCTTCGGTGACAAGCGCGAGCTGGTTATCGTGCACAATGGCGAACGCTACCGCCTGCGCATCACAGCCAACGACAAACTGATCCTGACAAAATGA
- a CDS encoding Cobalt-zinc-cadmium resistance protein, with protein MATPIDTTAEQRLMRMSIVVTLVVASVGVLFGLLSGSMSILFDGVFSAIDAAMSLLSLGTMRLISRETSRRFQFGYWHIEPMVLAFNGGVLMLLCFYAFLNAVGDILAGGRVLNFDLALVYAVIVAVACFTMVFIEHRKNRKLRSEFIRIDTQSWLMSGLITLALLVAFVTALAIEGTRFSPFIPYIDPFVLAVLTACLIFVPVKIIRSALSSIFQIAPTGLDEKVRGIVADVVARNGFTTYSSYVAKIGRALFVEIHIVVPKDFPVGTIGMLDEIRREIGDKVGGGGPQRWLTIAFTTDETLI; from the coding sequence ATGGCGACCCCAATCGACACGACCGCCGAACAACGGCTCATGCGCATGTCGATCGTCGTGACGCTCGTCGTCGCCTCGGTCGGCGTGTTGTTCGGCCTCCTATCCGGATCGATGTCGATCCTCTTCGATGGTGTCTTCTCCGCTATCGATGCGGCGATGTCGCTGCTTTCCCTCGGCACCATGCGTCTCATCAGCCGCGAGACAAGCCGGCGCTTCCAGTTCGGCTATTGGCACATCGAACCCATGGTCCTGGCCTTCAACGGCGGCGTCCTCATGCTGCTGTGCTTCTACGCCTTCTTGAATGCCGTCGGCGATATCCTGGCGGGCGGGCGCGTGCTCAATTTCGATCTCGCGCTGGTCTACGCGGTCATCGTGGCGGTCGCCTGTTTCACCATGGTGTTTATCGAGCATCGCAAGAACAGGAAGCTCCGATCGGAATTCATCCGCATCGACACCCAGAGCTGGCTGATGTCAGGGCTTATCACATTGGCACTGCTTGTCGCCTTTGTGACGGCGCTGGCGATTGAGGGAACACGGTTTTCGCCCTTCATCCCGTATATCGATCCGTTTGTTCTGGCGGTGCTGACAGCTTGCCTGATCTTTGTGCCGGTCAAGATTATCCGGAGCGCGCTCAGCAGCATTTTTCAGATCGCGCCCACGGGTCTCGACGAGAAGGTCCGGGGGATCGTCGCGGATGTCGTCGCGCGCAATGGGTTCACCACCTATTCGAGCTATGTCGCGAAGATCGGGCGGGCGCTGTTTGTCGAAATCCACATCGTCGTGCCGAAGGATTTTCCGGTCGGCACCATCGGCATGTTGGATGAGATTCGCAGGGAGATCGGGGACAAGGTCGGCGGCGGCGGGCCACAGCGCTGGCTCACCATCGCCTTCACGACGGACGAGACGTTGATCTGA
- a CDS encoding hypothetical protein (Evidence 5 : Unknown function) — translation MIPIPISLIALNFFIHDARVDLEERTLSRVPSHFLVWDANPDERAVWTLPCRGGWGLACPAQDEVGTLAAKCPIAPPSNQHVAAPSSKTLTLAACGVGA, via the coding sequence ATGATACCCATCCCGATCTCCCTGATAGCGCTCAATTTCTTCATTCATGATGCGCGGGTTGATTTAGAGGAGAGAACGCTCTCCCGAGTCCCATCACATTTTCTTGTATGGGACGCTAATCCAGACGAGCGCGCCGTCTGGACTTTGCCTTGCCGCGGGGGATGGGGGCTCGCCTGCCCTGCACAGGACGAGGTCGGGACCCTCGCCGCGAAATGCCCGATCGCCCCGCCTTCCAACCAGCACGTAGCCGCCCCGAGTTCGAAGACGTTGACTTTGGCAGCGTGCGGTGTGGGCGCTTGA